A region from the Ralstonia pickettii genome encodes:
- a CDS encoding efflux RND transporter permease subunit, translated as MNFSAWAIRKPIPSILLFILITVAGLVSFKMLSIQNFPDIDFPAVSVTASLPGATPTQMETEVTRKIEDSIASIGAIKHITSTINDGSSTTMVEFQLEKDVQEAVNDVRDAVSRIRAQLPSDVQEPVISRVTFASMPVLTYAVESTDMDAEDLSWFVDNTVNKRLLSVHGVAKVTRQGGVDREVRVQLDPVRLQALNVSAADISAQVRGMQQEAPGGRGNIGGQEQAVRTLGTVKSARELAQMDIPLSDGRRIRLADVADVRDTAAEPRQMALFDGKPVVSFQVFRSRGASEISVAKGVREALAALQAERPNVHVTEVYNMVKPVSDAYTASMHALYEGAILAVIVVWLFLRDWRATFVSAVALPLSIIPTFAAMQLLDFTLNGITLLALTLVVGILVDDAIVEVENIVRHLRNGKKPLEAAMEAAQEIGLAVVATSLTLVAVFLPTAFMGGISGKFFKQFGWTASLAVLASLLVARLLTPMMAAYMLKPQDEPNRDGWVMTRYLQAARWCLEHPWKTGGMAAAFFVVSVAIIGLIPATFLPPEDWAQLQMTVESPPGSTIAQTRDNTERVRKIVMQHKEVRHVYTAIGSGVMAGVPGSSGGEVRTGTLTISLTDRHDRHIKQQGVQRQLREMLEGVPGVRISFGAVGSGEQLQVVLAGDDPATLQQAARDVMRDLRTVPGLGAVTSSASLLRPEIVIRPDFARAAQQGVTAAAIGQAVRVATAGDYDVNLPKLNLPERQVYIRVELDPKARNQIDTIRQLRVPGRNGAVPLENIADISIGSGPAQIDRYDRSRNVTISVGLEGRALGDTNMAVEALPSIKNLPPGVRRIASGDVEGMQELFSSFFLAMFAGVLCVYAVLVLLFHDFTQPVTILAALPLSVGGAFGLLALFGFSLSLPALIGLLMLMGIVTKNSILLVEYAIVARRDLGMSRTEAIIDACHKRARPIVMTTVAMTAGMVPMALGLEGDAGFRAPMAVAVIGGLLTSTLLSLLVVPVVFEKVDDFKEWALRKFRGARHHGHCAEAASEHGLR; from the coding sequence CATTGCCAGCATCGGCGCGATCAAGCACATCACGTCCACCATCAACGACGGCAGTTCGACCACGATGGTCGAGTTCCAGCTCGAGAAGGATGTGCAGGAAGCCGTGAATGACGTGCGCGATGCGGTCAGCCGTATCCGCGCGCAGCTGCCATCGGACGTGCAGGAACCGGTCATCTCGCGCGTGACGTTCGCGAGCATGCCCGTGCTGACGTACGCCGTGGAATCGACCGACATGGACGCGGAGGATCTCTCCTGGTTTGTCGATAACACGGTCAACAAGCGTCTGCTGTCGGTGCATGGCGTGGCCAAGGTCACGCGCCAGGGCGGTGTCGACCGCGAAGTGCGCGTGCAGCTTGACCCCGTGCGCCTGCAGGCGTTGAACGTGTCGGCGGCGGATATCAGCGCGCAAGTGCGCGGCATGCAGCAGGAAGCGCCGGGTGGGCGCGGCAACATCGGCGGGCAGGAGCAGGCCGTGCGCACGCTCGGCACAGTGAAGAGCGCGCGCGAACTGGCGCAGATGGACATCCCGTTGTCCGACGGCCGGCGCATTCGTCTGGCAGACGTCGCAGACGTGCGCGACACCGCGGCCGAGCCACGCCAGATGGCGCTGTTCGACGGCAAGCCCGTGGTCAGCTTCCAAGTGTTCCGCTCACGCGGCGCAAGCGAAATCTCGGTCGCCAAGGGCGTGCGCGAGGCGCTGGCCGCACTGCAGGCCGAACGGCCCAACGTGCATGTGACCGAGGTCTACAACATGGTCAAGCCGGTGTCGGATGCGTACACCGCTTCGATGCATGCACTGTACGAAGGCGCCATCCTGGCCGTGATCGTGGTATGGCTGTTCCTGCGCGATTGGCGTGCCACGTTCGTGTCGGCCGTGGCATTGCCGCTGTCGATCATCCCGACGTTCGCGGCCATGCAGTTGCTCGACTTCACGCTCAACGGGATCACTCTGCTGGCGCTCACGCTGGTGGTCGGGATTCTGGTCGACGACGCGATCGTGGAGGTTGAGAACATCGTGCGCCACCTGCGCAACGGCAAGAAGCCGCTGGAGGCCGCGATGGAAGCGGCGCAGGAAATTGGCCTCGCCGTGGTGGCGACATCGCTCACACTCGTGGCGGTGTTTCTGCCGACGGCGTTCATGGGCGGTATCTCGGGCAAGTTCTTCAAACAGTTCGGATGGACAGCCTCGCTGGCGGTGCTGGCCTCGCTGCTGGTGGCGCGGCTGCTCACGCCCATGATGGCGGCTTATATGCTCAAGCCGCAGGACGAGCCCAACCGTGACGGCTGGGTCATGACCCGCTATCTGCAGGCGGCACGCTGGTGTCTCGAGCATCCGTGGAAGACAGGCGGCATGGCCGCAGCGTTCTTCGTCGTGTCGGTTGCCATCATCGGGCTGATTCCTGCAACGTTCCTGCCACCCGAAGACTGGGCGCAGCTGCAGATGACGGTGGAAAGTCCGCCCGGCAGCACGATCGCCCAAACGCGCGACAACACCGAGCGCGTGCGCAAGATCGTGATGCAGCACAAGGAAGTCCGTCACGTCTATACGGCCATCGGCTCGGGCGTGATGGCCGGTGTGCCGGGCTCCAGCGGGGGAGAGGTGCGCACCGGCACGCTCACGATCTCGCTCACCGACAGGCATGACCGGCACATCAAGCAGCAGGGCGTTCAACGGCAGTTGCGCGAAATGCTGGAAGGCGTGCCGGGCGTGCGGATCTCGTTCGGCGCGGTGGGCTCCGGCGAGCAACTGCAGGTGGTGCTTGCCGGCGACGACCCGGCCACGCTTCAGCAAGCCGCACGAGATGTGATGCGTGATCTGCGTACCGTCCCGGGGCTCGGCGCGGTCACGTCGTCGGCGAGTCTGCTACGGCCCGAAATCGTCATCCGCCCCGACTTTGCGCGCGCGGCGCAGCAAGGCGTAACCGCTGCCGCCATCGGCCAGGCCGTGCGCGTGGCCACCGCCGGCGACTACGACGTCAACCTGCCCAAGCTGAACCTGCCCGAGCGTCAGGTGTACATCCGCGTTGAACTCGATCCGAAGGCACGTAACCAGATCGACACGATCCGGCAGTTGCGCGTGCCGGGCCGCAACGGGGCGGTGCCGCTGGAAAACATCGCCGATATTTCCATCGGCAGCGGCCCCGCGCAGATCGACCGGTATGACCGCAGCCGCAACGTCACCATCAGCGTGGGGCTGGAGGGGCGCGCGCTCGGCGATACCAACATGGCCGTGGAAGCGCTGCCGTCCATCAAGAATCTGCCGCCAGGCGTGCGCCGCATTGCCTCGGGCGATGTGGAGGGCATGCAGGAGCTGTTCAGCAGCTTCTTCCTCGCCATGTTTGCGGGGGTGCTGTGCGTGTATGCGGTGCTGGTGCTGCTGTTCCACGACTTCACGCAGCCGGTGACGATCCTGGCGGCGCTGCCGCTGTCGGTGGGTGGCGCGTTCGGGCTATTGGCGCTGTTCGGTTTCAGCTTGTCGTTGCCTGCGTTGATCGGCTTGCTGATGCTGATGGGCATCGTCACCAAGAACTCGATCCTGCTGGTCGAATACGCCATCGTTGCGCGGCGCGATCTCGGCATGTCGCGCACCGAGGCGATCATCGACGCCTGCCACAAGCGTGCCCGCCCCATCGTCATGACCACAGTGGCCATGACGGCCGGCATGGTGCCGATGGCGCTCGGCCTGGAGGGCGATGCCGGCTTCCGTGCACCGATGGCGGTGGCGGTGATCGGTGGCCTGCTGACGTCTACACTGCTGAGCCTGCTCGTGGTGCCGGTGGTGTTCGAGAAGGTCGACGACTTCAAGGAGTGGGCGCTGCGCAAGTTCCGCGGTGCTCGCCATCACGGGCACTGTGCCGAGGCCGCGTCGGAGCACGGCCTGCGCTAG